From the Brevibacillus choshinensis genome, one window contains:
- a CDS encoding ABC transporter substrate-binding protein, translated as MKATQRKNVMLLLLLSASMLAACSSQPASNGTQNAANPSTSNTPPATTSQPAPANGQPAVGGTLVVGTLSGPDTLNPLVSNTTPGSWVVNNLYPHLMQMNPSGKKEPYLAESVTTSEDGLTVTIKLRDGVNWQDGQPITSEDVAFTGQLLHDKKLQWTAEIFDQVAKVETPDKLTVVYTLKGPYPAFSGAIGYWVRIVPKHIWEKVDDPKSFENKEPVGAGPFKLVAYEKGQYLELAAIDKWFAAPGGRPYLDKVIFKIYPDANTMTLALQKGEVDVTSSDLPTSAAKLLATNPSIKVEQTASLGFAYYSFNTDAAKGVSPTQDVNFRQAMATATDRNTILNVALEGAGMQIDTPISPLYADWINPEAKAPAYDSAKAKEILTNAGYSDTDGDGILNAPSSIGGKNVEPEVIYDGANVFHQKVAKILEKNASDIGVKLVLKPVEYNTLVAKVFNERDFQMHIGKWGVLDEPSETFSNLYHSKAKNNMATYTNAEMDRLADGAKYAKTEQIAMDEVKAAQALFIKEFPVVPIYVQKFNLAYNADKFGGFTLFPGDLQGLVDPNSLVGVYKK; from the coding sequence GTGAAGGCCACGCAAAGAAAGAATGTTATGCTCTTACTCCTGCTGTCTGCCAGTATGTTGGCGGCTTGCTCATCACAGCCAGCGAGCAATGGTACCCAAAACGCAGCCAATCCGTCAACTTCCAACACACCGCCAGCGACCACTTCTCAGCCGGCTCCGGCAAATGGTCAGCCAGCTGTAGGTGGAACTCTCGTCGTAGGAACACTATCTGGTCCAGATACCTTGAATCCACTCGTCTCCAATACGACGCCGGGTAGCTGGGTAGTAAACAATCTCTATCCACATTTGATGCAGATGAATCCGAGCGGCAAAAAGGAGCCGTATCTGGCTGAATCCGTCACGACGTCTGAGGATGGACTTACGGTCACCATTAAGCTTCGTGATGGAGTGAACTGGCAGGACGGTCAGCCGATTACATCAGAAGACGTCGCTTTTACCGGTCAATTGCTGCACGACAAAAAGCTGCAATGGACGGCAGAGATTTTCGATCAGGTAGCCAAGGTCGAAACACCTGACAAACTGACCGTTGTGTACACGTTAAAAGGTCCTTATCCTGCATTCTCAGGAGCGATTGGTTACTGGGTACGGATCGTTCCAAAGCACATCTGGGAAAAAGTGGACGACCCCAAATCGTTTGAGAATAAGGAACCAGTCGGTGCTGGACCATTCAAACTGGTGGCGTATGAAAAAGGACAGTACCTCGAGCTCGCTGCGATCGACAAATGGTTTGCTGCGCCAGGCGGACGGCCTTATTTGGATAAAGTGATCTTCAAAATTTACCCGGATGCGAATACGATGACGCTGGCATTGCAAAAAGGAGAAGTGGATGTGACTTCGTCCGATTTGCCGACATCCGCTGCCAAGCTTTTGGCAACCAATCCATCTATCAAAGTAGAGCAAACAGCAAGCCTTGGCTTTGCGTACTACAGCTTTAATACAGATGCTGCCAAAGGTGTGTCTCCAACGCAAGACGTGAACTTCCGTCAGGCGATGGCGACGGCGACAGACCGCAATACGATTCTCAATGTTGCGCTGGAAGGGGCAGGCATGCAGATTGACACGCCGATTTCCCCGCTGTATGCCGATTGGATCAATCCGGAAGCGAAAGCACCCGCTTACGATTCTGCGAAAGCAAAAGAGATTTTGACGAATGCTGGATACAGCGACACGGATGGCGATGGCATTTTGAATGCGCCAAGCAGCATTGGGGGCAAAAACGTAGAGCCAGAAGTCATTTACGACGGCGCGAATGTGTTTCATCAAAAGGTTGCGAAAATTCTGGAGAAAAACGCTTCTGATATTGGCGTGAAGCTGGTCCTGAAACCGGTAGAGTACAACACACTGGTGGCAAAGGTCTTTAACGAACGAGATTTCCAAATGCACATTGGAAAATGGGGCGTTCTTGACGAGCCGAGTGAGACATTCTCCAATCTGTATCATTCGAAGGCAAAGAACAACATGGCCACGTACACGAATGCGGAAATGGATCGTTTGGCAGATGGTGCGAAATACGCGAAAACCGAACAAATCGCCATGGATGAAGTAAAAGCAGCTCAGGCGCTATTTATCAAGGAGTTCCCAGTCGTGCCGATCTACGTACAAAAATTCAACTTGGCTTATAACGCAGATAAATTCGGCGGCTTTACTCTCTTCCCGGGTGATCTGCAGGGCTTGGTCGATCCCAATTCTCTCGTAGGCGTGTATAAAAAGTAA
- a CDS encoding ABC transporter ATP-binding protein — MSEILLEAKGLKKYFPMKKGLLRRTTAHVKAVDDLSFQVFKGETLGIVGESGCGKSTTGRLLIRLLEATEGEVIYKGKNILQTQKEEMRELRKELQMVFQDPYSSLNPRLTVGQILEEPLANYRLSTRKEWREKVLELLQVVGLGEQVIHRFPHEFSGGQRQRIGIARALMLNPELIIADEPVSALDVSIQSQVLNLLKDLQQKFALTYIFISHDLSVVNHFCDRILVMYLGRVVEISSKKNLFARPLHPYSQALLSAVPSPDPKQKKDRIILTGDVPSPSNPPTGCAFHPRCLACMDICKQVRPALTQTAEGGMIACHLYSE, encoded by the coding sequence ATGAGCGAGATATTGCTAGAAGCAAAAGGGTTAAAAAAGTACTTCCCTATGAAAAAAGGATTGCTGCGCCGTACGACTGCACATGTGAAGGCCGTAGATGATTTATCGTTCCAAGTCTTCAAAGGGGAAACCTTGGGAATCGTCGGAGAATCAGGTTGTGGGAAATCCACAACTGGCAGACTTTTAATCCGGTTATTGGAAGCGACGGAAGGCGAAGTGATCTACAAGGGAAAAAACATCCTGCAAACACAAAAAGAAGAAATGCGAGAGCTACGAAAGGAATTGCAGATGGTTTTCCAAGATCCTTACTCCTCACTAAATCCACGACTGACAGTAGGACAGATCCTGGAGGAGCCTTTGGCAAACTACCGCTTGTCTACCAGGAAAGAATGGCGCGAAAAAGTTCTTGAGCTTTTGCAGGTAGTCGGTCTGGGAGAGCAAGTGATTCACCGATTTCCGCACGAATTTAGTGGAGGGCAGCGACAACGCATTGGCATTGCACGTGCTTTGATGCTCAATCCCGAGTTGATTATCGCTGACGAGCCCGTCTCTGCTTTGGATGTATCGATTCAATCACAGGTACTAAATCTGCTCAAAGACCTACAACAGAAGTTCGCCTTAACCTATATTTTCATCTCTCATGATTTAAGCGTGGTCAATCACTTTTGTGATCGCATCCTGGTGATGTACTTGGGGCGTGTCGTAGAAATCAGCTCGAAAAAGAACTTGTTTGCACGACCGCTTCATCCGTATTCCCAGGCTCTACTATCTGCGGTTCCTAGTCCAGATCCTAAGCAAAAGAAAGACCGAATCATTTTGACTGGTGATGTTCCCAGCCCATCAAATCCACCGACAGGATGTGCATTTCATCCACGCTGTTTGGCATGTATGGACATCTGTAAGCAAGTACGACCCGCCCTGACACAGACAGCAGAAGGGGGAATGATTGCCTGTCATTTATACAGCGAATAG
- a CDS encoding ABC transporter ATP-binding protein, whose protein sequence is MSRDKPTVLEVTQVKTRIKMEKREYAIIEGIDFHVDSGETVGIVGESGCGKSMTALSIMGLLPENANVCEGEIRLRGTNLLSISRDAYRKKRGKEMSMIFQEPMSSLNPVYTIGFQLIELLREHTSMSKAEARNKAIDMLKTVGIPRPQGVIDEYPHQLSGGMRQRVMIAMGLACNPDILIADEPTTALDVTIQAQILELMKKLQQQFDMAILLITHDLGVVAEVCDRVIVMYAGQIVEEAPVHMLFEAPNHPYTKGLIASTPKMGETKDRLHTIEGTVPQLSEMPTGCRFASRCSEATELCVRELPPLIELSEHVRCRCWLYPNTSGVSV, encoded by the coding sequence ATGTCTCGAGATAAACCAACCGTGCTGGAAGTCACTCAAGTAAAAACGCGTATCAAGATGGAGAAGAGAGAGTACGCCATCATCGAAGGAATCGATTTTCACGTCGATAGCGGTGAGACGGTAGGGATTGTCGGAGAGTCCGGTTGCGGAAAAAGTATGACGGCTTTGTCCATCATGGGTCTCTTACCGGAGAACGCCAATGTCTGCGAGGGAGAGATACGCCTGCGGGGAACCAATCTGCTCTCGATTAGTCGAGATGCGTATCGAAAAAAACGAGGAAAAGAGATGTCGATGATTTTCCAGGAACCGATGTCTTCCTTGAACCCTGTGTATACGATTGGTTTTCAATTAATCGAATTGCTGAGAGAGCATACGTCCATGAGCAAGGCAGAAGCGAGAAACAAAGCGATCGACATGCTCAAAACAGTGGGTATTCCAAGACCACAAGGGGTCATTGATGAATATCCGCACCAGCTGTCTGGTGGGATGCGGCAGCGGGTGATGATCGCCATGGGACTTGCCTGCAATCCGGATATTTTGATTGCAGATGAACCAACGACCGCTTTGGATGTCACGATTCAAGCGCAAATTCTGGAATTGATGAAAAAGCTGCAGCAACAGTTTGACATGGCGATTTTGCTCATTACGCATGATTTAGGTGTCGTCGCAGAGGTTTGTGATCGGGTCATCGTCATGTACGCTGGGCAGATCGTGGAAGAAGCACCTGTTCACATGCTTTTTGAAGCACCCAACCACCCTTACACAAAGGGCTTGATCGCATCTACTCCTAAAATGGGGGAAACAAAGGATCGCTTACATACCATCGAAGGAACAGTTCCCCAATTGTCCGAAATGCCAACGGGATGCAGATTTGCTTCACGCTGTTCGGAAGCGACAGAGCTCTGTGTGAGAGAATTGCCACCCCTAATTGAACTGTCTGAGCATGTCAGATGCCGCTGCTGGTTATATCCAAACACAAGTGGGGTGTCTGTATGA
- a CDS encoding M28 family metallopeptidase, protein MNHRQTLITEEHLLQQVSKSKLMEYTETISKEVRMSGSEEELRAFHYVKQTLEEMGVESELLLHKAYISLPVKSLVSIAEQPIPSITHSMGQSVNHLQAELVYAGSGTEHDYRDMQVVGKIVLLDGLATPIAVKIAEEQGAIGAVFINATHTHEMIVSTVWGTPTLENKGLLPSIPVVSVTIETGEVIKNYLEEGQNQCSISTEVETGIRAIPTLIAEIKGQVEPDKFVLFSGHIDSWHYGAMDNGTANAVMLEVARILTQQRTHLKRSLRLAFWSGHSHGRYAGSAWYCDTHWEDLRENCLLHLNVDSVGAKDSTVLTEANTMKETRELANDVISQIIDQEFTGSRFGRSGDQSFWGTGTPSLFMGLSEQEPSQDPAAKAFSQLFGSGKSGGFGWWWHTTEDTIDKIDPELLVRDCKIYLSIVLRSLTSPIYPIDQLEAILDIEQSVLHWREKAGNRFDLSSTLERIDNVKTSLVHLQDVMGNVTEDAKLASLNRCLLELSSYLVPLNYVKGSNFEHDLALKQPAVPKFSDIDLLVQTTPEQQEYYFLLTSLQRKRNEVNYALKQADRLVQETLRLLTP, encoded by the coding sequence ATGAACCATCGACAGACGCTCATTACTGAAGAACACCTGTTACAGCAGGTTTCCAAAAGTAAACTAATGGAGTATACAGAAACGATATCCAAAGAGGTGCGCATGTCTGGGTCCGAAGAAGAGCTGCGCGCTTTCCACTATGTGAAGCAAACGTTGGAAGAGATGGGCGTGGAGTCTGAGCTTCTTCTGCATAAGGCCTACATCAGTTTACCTGTGAAGTCGCTCGTTTCTATAGCAGAGCAGCCGATTCCCTCCATCACCCATTCGATGGGGCAATCGGTTAATCATCTGCAAGCGGAGCTGGTGTATGCAGGTTCTGGTACGGAACACGATTACCGAGACATGCAGGTCGTAGGTAAGATTGTGCTACTGGATGGTTTGGCCACTCCGATTGCCGTAAAAATAGCAGAGGAACAAGGGGCGATCGGTGCCGTATTCATCAATGCCACCCATACCCATGAAATGATTGTTTCTACCGTTTGGGGAACGCCGACCCTTGAGAACAAAGGGCTGCTGCCTAGCATTCCGGTCGTTTCTGTCACGATTGAAACGGGTGAAGTGATCAAGAACTACCTGGAGGAAGGACAGAATCAGTGCTCCATTTCAACCGAGGTGGAAACGGGGATCCGCGCCATCCCCACGTTGATTGCTGAAATCAAAGGTCAAGTAGAACCAGATAAATTCGTACTGTTTAGTGGCCACATCGATTCGTGGCACTACGGAGCGATGGACAACGGTACAGCTAATGCTGTCATGCTAGAGGTTGCTCGGATACTCACACAACAGCGCACTCATTTAAAACGATCCCTGCGTCTCGCCTTTTGGTCGGGTCATTCGCACGGTCGCTATGCGGGCTCCGCTTGGTATTGCGATACGCATTGGGAAGATTTACGGGAGAATTGCTTGCTCCATTTGAATGTAGATTCCGTAGGTGCGAAGGATTCGACCGTTCTTACAGAAGCCAACACGATGAAGGAAACGAGAGAGCTCGCAAACGATGTCATCAGCCAGATCATCGATCAAGAATTTACAGGTTCGCGCTTTGGACGTTCAGGAGATCAATCGTTTTGGGGTACGGGAACGCCATCCCTCTTCATGGGATTGTCCGAACAAGAGCCTTCTCAGGATCCTGCAGCAAAAGCCTTTAGCCAGCTCTTCGGGTCCGGTAAATCGGGAGGGTTTGGCTGGTGGTGGCATACGACAGAAGATACCATCGATAAAATCGATCCGGAGCTTTTGGTAAGGGATTGCAAGATCTATTTATCGATCGTGTTGCGTTCGTTGACGAGCCCGATTTACCCGATTGATCAGCTGGAAGCCATTCTCGATATTGAACAAAGTGTCCTTCATTGGCGAGAAAAAGCGGGGAATCGTTTTGATTTGTCGTCGACGCTTGAGCGAATCGATAATGTTAAAACAAGCTTGGTCCATCTGCAGGACGTAATGGGGAACGTTACAGAGGATGCAAAGCTAGCCTCCCTAAATCGATGCCTGCTGGAGCTGTCGAGTTACTTGGTACCGTTGAACTACGTAAAAGGCAGCAATTTTGAACATGATTTAGCCTTGAAGCAGCCAGCCGTTCCAAAGTTCTCTGACATTGATCTATTGGTCCAGACCACTCCAGAGCAGCAGGAGTATTATTTTTTGCTTACCTCTCTCCAGAGAAAACGAAATGAGGTCAATTATGCGTTGAAGCAGGCAGATCGTCTTGTGCAAGAAACGTTACGATTATTGACCCCATGA
- a CDS encoding M20 family metallopeptidase — translation MNDTNTQKQQLFQAVEEMRPEIIGFLQRLIQIPSENPPGNYSEISTFLQEELTDLGFEVQVISVPDEMTSAAGLPTPRKNVIATLRGSGEGRNLIFNSHLDTVPAGDPEQWDYPPFSGMIANGRIYGRGATDSKGRLSAYIMAAVALARTSLTRNGDVIIAATCDEETGGILGAGYINQNGHVHGDMVIVEGYSNHIVRAMAGVLQLKITTDGIPAHAGYKWKGLNAVEKMAKVVQGLENLQKDLEQEPSSIPGMKYTTVNIGTIQGGTKVNVVPATCEIEVDFRVIPEHSLDQIYNRVVSLLEVLEKNDPAFKVKLTRITDFQTDPTITQEDSPLISELQQAVQEVTGHTLPVVGVLAQADTRWFIQNGIPGINYGPGTSENNIHGFNEYMEIEDLIQTTKILTVLAKNIVC, via the coding sequence ATGAATGATACCAATACGCAGAAACAGCAGCTATTCCAGGCGGTCGAGGAGATGAGGCCAGAGATCATTGGATTTCTCCAACGCCTCATTCAAATCCCAAGTGAAAATCCGCCAGGTAACTACAGCGAAATAAGTACGTTCCTTCAGGAAGAATTAACAGACCTTGGTTTTGAGGTCCAGGTCATTTCTGTCCCTGACGAAATGACGAGCGCGGCAGGTTTGCCAACACCACGCAAGAATGTCATTGCGACGTTGCGAGGGTCTGGAGAGGGAAGAAACCTTATCTTCAATTCTCATCTGGATACGGTACCTGCAGGAGATCCGGAACAGTGGGACTATCCGCCTTTTTCAGGGATGATCGCCAATGGGCGAATCTATGGGAGAGGAGCAACCGATTCCAAAGGAAGGTTAAGCGCTTACATCATGGCAGCAGTGGCGTTGGCGCGTACTTCTCTTACGCGAAATGGCGATGTAATTATTGCTGCCACGTGTGATGAAGAAACAGGGGGAATTCTGGGTGCAGGCTACATAAACCAAAATGGGCATGTACATGGAGATATGGTAATTGTGGAGGGCTACAGCAATCACATCGTTCGAGCGATGGCAGGCGTCCTGCAGCTGAAAATCACCACGGATGGCATTCCGGCGCATGCGGGTTATAAATGGAAAGGCTTGAACGCCGTGGAGAAGATGGCGAAAGTCGTGCAGGGTCTAGAAAACCTCCAAAAAGATCTGGAGCAAGAGCCTTCCTCCATTCCTGGTATGAAGTACACCACCGTTAATATCGGCACCATCCAAGGTGGGACGAAAGTCAATGTCGTTCCGGCTACGTGTGAGATTGAAGTGGACTTTCGCGTCATCCCCGAGCACAGCCTCGATCAGATTTACAATCGTGTCGTATCGCTGCTGGAGGTTCTCGAAAAAAACGATCCCGCATTCAAAGTCAAGCTGACTCGAATTACTGACTTTCAGACAGACCCTACGATTACGCAAGAAGACTCTCCCCTTATTTCCGAGCTGCAGCAGGCCGTACAGGAAGTCACGGGCCACACCCTACCGGTCGTCGGGGTTTTGGCGCAAGCGGATACGAGGTGGTTCATCCAAAATGGAATTCCTGGTATCAATTACGGTCCTGGTACGAGCGAGAACAACATCCATGGGTTTAACGAGTACATGGAGATCGAAGACTTGATCCAAACGACGAAAATCTTGACTGTTCTCGCGAAAAACATAGTCTGTTAA
- a CDS encoding nitroreductase family protein encodes MTTESNYPIPAIFQRVSKRKFTKQPIASEMVEQLLLAGTRAPSSGNMQPWEFIVIDDPAKKQEIVKSTFSGYFSKGMNYQYWIADAAVVIVACSNVKRTVARYGPAGREWALIDTAAAVQNILLTATALGLSGCWVGGINEQDIKESLHIPDDVRIIGLVPIGYSEEKALPKSRLPLKWVTHRNEYNVPYYD; translated from the coding sequence GTGACGACTGAATCCAATTATCCCATCCCCGCTATTTTTCAACGTGTCAGCAAGCGAAAGTTTACCAAACAGCCTATTGCCTCCGAAATGGTGGAACAGCTCCTGCTGGCAGGAACGAGAGCACCTTCGAGCGGGAATATGCAGCCGTGGGAGTTTATTGTTATTGACGATCCCGCTAAGAAACAAGAGATCGTGAAATCGACCTTTAGCGGCTACTTTTCCAAAGGTATGAATTATCAATATTGGATTGCCGATGCGGCGGTAGTCATCGTGGCTTGCTCCAATGTGAAACGAACCGTTGCCCGCTATGGACCAGCAGGGCGCGAGTGGGCTTTGATCGACACTGCAGCGGCCGTCCAAAACATCTTGTTGACCGCGACAGCATTGGGATTGTCAGGCTGCTGGGTAGGTGGAATCAATGAACAAGATATCAAAGAAAGCCTCCATATTCCCGATGACGTGCGGATCATCGGTTTGGTACCGATTGGCTATTCAGAGGAAAAGGCTTTACCAAAAAGCAGGTTACCCTTGAAATGGGTGACTCATCGCAATGAATATAACGTTCCTTATTATGATTAG
- a CDS encoding nitroreductase family protein, translating to MNMIINVRGYQSTPIPEPLIEEVFYAFTLGPSLANTQPWELMLVKGIKEREKVIAATLDPFLSPHSYGGQAWLMSAPVIAVVMIEKRRALVRLGERGEIFAIQDTFAAIQNARLTAAAHGLSTSVIREFDAHLLQKNLNLPWYVEPIAIFTVGYSDEEKEIPPRLSVAEILK from the coding sequence ATGAACATGATCATCAATGTGCGTGGCTACCAATCGACGCCGATCCCTGAGCCATTGATCGAAGAAGTGTTCTATGCTTTCACGCTGGGACCGTCATTGGCAAACACACAGCCTTGGGAGCTGATGCTTGTCAAAGGGATTAAGGAGCGCGAAAAGGTAATAGCCGCTACACTCGATCCATTTTTGTCACCCCACAGCTATGGTGGACAGGCCTGGCTGATGAGTGCACCTGTGATCGCGGTCGTGATGATCGAAAAGCGCAGAGCTTTGGTGCGATTAGGTGAGCGTGGTGAAATTTTCGCAATCCAGGACACCTTTGCTGCCATCCAAAATGCACGTTTGACAGCAGCCGCCCATGGTTTGAGCACGTCCGTCATTCGAGAATTTGATGCACATCTCCTACAAAAGAACCTAAACCTCCCGTGGTATGTTGAGCCGATCGCTATTTTTACCGTTGGCTATAGTGATGAGGAAAAGGAAATTCCGCCGCGGTTATCTGTGGCAGAAATATTAAAGTGA
- a CDS encoding sigma-54 interaction domain-containing protein, with amino-acid sequence MDKRTLLVVAKDQRTHSVFAKQIHDFFQNRITILHESKASNTDEVDFVLASSPKVIEEWKIPSEKLIIARRAINIAKMDELVTLPPDTRCLVVNNMLETSHETIELLRNLGFQFEMVPYYPGCKQPIDGITTAIYAEGAELVPRGMQKVVNIGIRPLDVSTIIELAVRLNANVDRANLYSARYIQEIIEQSRRFYRTLNHIKELNKHLDTILNTVHEGIITTDPNKTIIQINQAAKNILGIGDSNKDLVGKTLDEVLPWLSLPEGKEQVEVNKVQSVNHLNLVVNNTPITLEDEKIGVVTAFQDVSNIQKVEQEVRKELQGKGLSSKYTIKDIIGKSDRLTTTLDVLQKISTTDKTVLILGENGTGKELFAHSIHSLSKRKNGPFLPVNFAGLPESLAESELFGYEGGSFTGAKKNGKPGLFELAHNGTLFLDEIGDASPSLQALLLRVLQEKQVMRIGGQQIIPIDVRIIAATNRSLKDLVEEGKFRQDLYYRLFVLPLRVPSLRERREDISLLVEHFVKENSLVTVDIEPAVMQRLLNYDWPGNVRELNSVVQYMTSVMDGNTITELDLPEQFRETEQKLQETKKGDMEELETKGELFSFYVILECLEQAKSRLECVGRGKIVDFAMRRGIPITDQQVRHRMDSLRDLGYIFSGRRGQGSRITDKGLHMLSMMKQTMELRV; translated from the coding sequence ATGGATAAGCGAACGCTTCTGGTTGTGGCAAAAGATCAAAGAACACACTCTGTCTTTGCAAAACAAATCCATGATTTTTTCCAAAATCGCATTACGATTCTCCATGAGTCAAAAGCCTCCAATACCGATGAGGTTGACTTCGTTCTCGCATCGTCTCCTAAAGTCATTGAGGAATGGAAGATTCCAAGCGAAAAGCTGATTATCGCAAGGAGAGCCATTAACATCGCCAAAATGGATGAGTTGGTCACCCTCCCCCCGGACACTCGTTGCCTTGTCGTCAATAACATGCTGGAAACGTCACACGAAACCATTGAACTGTTGCGTAACCTGGGCTTTCAATTCGAAATGGTCCCGTATTATCCGGGATGTAAACAGCCGATCGACGGTATTACTACCGCGATTTATGCAGAAGGGGCCGAGCTGGTCCCGAGAGGCATGCAAAAGGTCGTCAATATCGGAATTCGACCGCTCGATGTCTCGACCATTATCGAGCTTGCTGTCCGCCTCAATGCCAACGTGGATCGCGCCAATCTGTATTCCGCTCGGTATATCCAGGAAATTATTGAGCAAAGCAGACGTTTTTACCGAACATTGAATCACATTAAAGAGTTAAACAAGCATTTGGACACCATTTTGAATACGGTGCATGAGGGCATCATTACGACAGATCCGAATAAAACGATCATCCAGATTAATCAGGCCGCGAAGAACATTTTAGGAATCGGTGATTCGAATAAGGACCTGGTCGGGAAAACGCTCGACGAGGTACTTCCATGGTTGTCGCTCCCCGAAGGAAAGGAGCAAGTCGAAGTCAACAAGGTTCAATCCGTGAATCATTTGAATCTAGTAGTAAACAATACCCCGATTACGTTGGAGGACGAAAAAATCGGTGTAGTGACAGCCTTTCAAGACGTGTCCAACATCCAAAAGGTGGAGCAGGAAGTACGGAAAGAACTACAAGGAAAAGGATTGTCCTCGAAATACACGATCAAGGACATCATCGGCAAAAGTGATCGGCTTACCACTACACTAGACGTACTGCAAAAAATTTCGACAACGGACAAGACGGTGTTAATACTTGGTGAAAATGGCACAGGGAAAGAATTGTTTGCCCATTCCATACACAGCTTGTCTAAACGAAAAAATGGTCCATTTTTGCCAGTTAACTTCGCAGGATTACCAGAGTCACTGGCAGAGAGCGAGCTGTTTGGCTACGAAGGTGGTTCTTTTACTGGTGCAAAAAAGAATGGGAAGCCAGGCTTATTTGAGCTGGCACATAATGGGACGCTCTTTCTGGATGAGATTGGAGACGCTTCTCCCTCCTTGCAAGCACTGCTGCTGCGCGTTCTGCAAGAAAAGCAGGTCATGCGCATTGGGGGGCAACAAATTATCCCAATCGATGTTCGGATCATCGCAGCGACCAACCGCAGTCTGAAGGATCTCGTAGAAGAGGGGAAGTTTCGCCAGGATTTATACTACCGGCTCTTTGTACTTCCATTGAGAGTTCCCTCTTTGCGAGAAAGAAGAGAAGATATCTCGTTACTCGTCGAGCATTTTGTGAAAGAAAATTCCTTGGTCACGGTGGATATTGAGCCGGCGGTCATGCAGCGTCTTCTTAACTACGATTGGCCGGGGAATGTCCGTGAGTTAAATAGCGTGGTGCAGTACATGACGAGTGTGATGGATGGCAATACGATTACGGAGCTCGATCTACCCGAGCAATTTCGCGAGACAGAGCAGAAGCTGCAAGAAACAAAAAAAGGAGACATGGAGGAGCTGGAGACAAAAGGGGAGCTTTTTAGTTTCTATGTCATATTGGAATGTCTAGAACAAGCAAAAAGTAGATTGGAATGTGTAGGCAGAGGAAAAATCGTAGACTTTGCCATGCGGAGGGGGATTCCTATCACCGATCAACAAGTTCGACATCGGATGGATAGCCTAAGAGACCTTGGATACATATTTTCTGGACGCAGAGGTCAAGGCAGCCGGATCACAGATAAAGGGCTGCACATGCTGTCCATGATGAAGCAAACGATGGAGTTACGTGTGTGA